Proteins co-encoded in one Sinobacterium norvegicum genomic window:
- a CDS encoding helix-turn-helix domain-containing protein, with protein sequence MYAQRLSFVNNYRIEAARRILLDPDTSNMPIVELAIEVGFKSKSSFYDAFKRATNMTPTQFKRGMEQSSAADDGVK encoded by the coding sequence GTGTATGCCCAAAGGCTCAGTTTCGTCAATAACTATCGGATAGAGGCGGCTCGCCGTATATTGCTGGATCCCGACACTTCGAATATGCCCATCGTAGAACTGGCCATTGAAGTGGGTTTCAAGTCGAAATCCAGCTTCTATGACGCTTTCAAACGTGCCACCAATATGACGCCCACCCAGTTCAAGCGAGGGATGGAACAATCCTCTGCCGCGGATGACGGCGTAAAATAA
- a CDS encoding sialate O-acetylesterase, with product MKICYLLVVLAFSLLSACGGSGGGKSDTTPPVITLMGDNPMTIEAGSTFTDPGSSVSDDVDTGLTTIVTGAVDTATTDTYTLSYNVSDAAGNAATTVTRTVNVVLQEAFLGATLECPWDESDPTMHVFLAAGQSNMVSAYGRPGTLPTAYETGTDQLQMWDEGSWKRLGLSTENADHGPRYGPELAFAWTLHAACPDSTIGIVKYAVGGSLISTWVPGGENAAVLVSNITAAIQAHPDITFEGFLYKQGAADGRRRVTAEVWGENFLSIVDAFRNNGITPNTLPFLVGTTRGTADIDAFPDDITDLDPDSVSPPDPSRPFLLHVIHQQWMVQFERPFIYPVIDRDIPKGADETHHTPEGIRMVGRKFAEVYLTQAN from the coding sequence ATGAAAATCTGTTATTTGTTAGTCGTATTAGCGTTCTCATTACTATCAGCCTGTGGCGGTAGCGGTGGCGGTAAATCTGATACCACGCCACCGGTTATTACCTTAATGGGTGATAACCCGATGACAATAGAGGCAGGCTCAACCTTTACTGACCCGGGTTCGTCGGTGTCTGATGATGTCGATACAGGATTAACTACGATTGTTACTGGAGCGGTCGACACTGCAACAACTGATACCTACACACTAAGTTATAACGTGTCCGATGCAGCTGGTAATGCTGCTACAACCGTTACACGGACTGTGAATGTGGTACTACAAGAAGCGTTTCTCGGTGCCACACTGGAGTGCCCTTGGGACGAGAGCGACCCCACCATGCACGTATTTCTCGCTGCAGGTCAGTCAAATATGGTGTCTGCCTATGGCCGCCCCGGCACACTGCCCACAGCTTACGAAACGGGTACTGATCAGCTCCAGATGTGGGACGAGGGGAGTTGGAAGCGTCTGGGTTTGAGCACCGAAAACGCTGATCATGGGCCCCGGTACGGGCCGGAGCTCGCCTTTGCCTGGACACTGCACGCCGCGTGCCCGGACTCCACGATCGGCATCGTCAAGTATGCGGTGGGCGGAAGCCTGATCAGTACCTGGGTTCCCGGAGGAGAAAACGCTGCAGTTCTGGTCTCCAATATTACGGCAGCCATCCAGGCGCATCCTGACATCACCTTCGAAGGCTTTCTCTACAAGCAGGGCGCCGCTGATGGTAGGCGGCGTGTCACGGCGGAGGTTTGGGGCGAGAATTTCCTATCGATTGTGGACGCCTTTCGCAACAACGGGATTACCCCCAATACTCTCCCGTTTTTAGTAGGCACAACCCGGGGCACTGCCGATATCGATGCCTTCCCGGATGATATCACTGACTTAGACCCCGACAGTGTCTCGCCACCGGACCCTAGCAGACCATTCCTCTTGCATGTGATCCACCAGCAGTGGATGGTGCAGTTCGAGCGGCCTTTCATCTATCCAGTGATTGACCGCGATATTCCTAAAGGCGCAGACGAAACCCATCATACACCTGAGGGCATACGAATGGTGGGGAGGAAGTTTGCAGAGGTCTATCTAACACAGGCCAACTAA
- a CDS encoding DUF1254 domain-containing protein yields MSWLRWTAAILVCGWLGQYPLAMLVPNLIMERLYSKGGERVGYNQIAVGSRPDETSRDVVRPSPDLFYALCAYNLEQEPVKVSASVPERYWSMQFYQMNTDNFAGITNQRDEQFRVGTQVEVTLIGPDADPEDYHGEVIQSPTARGIMLLRASGIGDDSPAQAALEDSRCHSQ; encoded by the coding sequence ATGAGTTGGTTACGTTGGACAGCCGCAATTTTAGTGTGTGGCTGGCTGGGGCAGTACCCCTTGGCCATGCTGGTGCCGAACCTGATTATGGAGCGCCTATACAGTAAGGGCGGAGAGCGTGTGGGCTACAACCAGATAGCGGTGGGGTCTCGGCCCGATGAGACCTCGCGAGATGTGGTGCGTCCAAGCCCGGATCTGTTCTACGCACTTTGTGCGTACAACCTGGAGCAGGAGCCAGTAAAGGTTAGCGCCTCGGTGCCCGAGCGTTACTGGTCCATGCAGTTTTACCAGATGAATACCGATAACTTCGCCGGTATCACTAACCAGCGCGATGAACAATTTCGTGTTGGAACCCAGGTTGAGGTGACCCTGATTGGCCCTGATGCCGACCCGGAAGACTATCACGGAGAAGTTATTCAATCCCCAACGGCGCGCGGGATCATGCTGCTGCGCGCCTCGGGTATAGGCGATGATTCACCGGCGCAGGCAGCGCTTGAAGATAGTCGTTGTCATTCACAGTAA
- a CDS encoding DUF1214 domain-containing protein has product MNKLRAFRWPLAVLLVLAVSVLFLFLTIKHGLGKSSLKNGDWYTSESIGSADADVMVRAVIAISGLLASTREDSMYYHLKSVGGQPLSLNCRYRIEGDDYDADWWSITAYGWDYYLIPNQEKRYSFNNENIIRGDDGSWVIHLSAEQADGNWLPVGPSGAPVASKSSKNDFDLLLRLYTPGDAYLQQPATASLPVVALEGCS; this is encoded by the coding sequence ATGAACAAACTGCGCGCATTTCGCTGGCCGCTGGCAGTGCTACTTGTCCTAGCCGTCTCGGTTCTTTTTTTGTTCCTTACCATCAAACACGGGCTGGGAAAAAGCTCCCTGAAAAATGGTGACTGGTATACCAGTGAGAGTATTGGTTCAGCCGATGCTGATGTAATGGTCAGGGCGGTTATTGCCATAAGCGGATTGCTGGCTTCTACCCGTGAGGACTCGATGTACTACCACCTGAAATCGGTGGGGGGGCAGCCTTTGAGCTTGAACTGTCGCTACCGCATTGAGGGCGACGACTACGATGCTGACTGGTGGAGCATTACTGCCTATGGCTGGGATTACTATCTGATCCCCAATCAGGAAAAACGCTACTCGTTCAATAACGAGAACATTATTCGCGGTGATGACGGTAGTTGGGTGATTCATTTAAGCGCCGAACAAGCCGATGGCAACTGGCTGCCGGTTGGTCCGTCTGGAGCGCCTGTCGCGAGTAAATCTAGCAAGAACGACTTTGATCTGTTGTTACGTCTTTACACCCCAGGTGATGCTTATCTGCAACAACCAGCAACAGCATCGCTACCGGTAGTTGCTTTGGAGGGATGCTCATGA
- a CDS encoding DUF1214 domain-containing protein, with protein MVLSIKQGLGNGSLTNGDWYTRESSGSADADVMVRATVAISGLLASTRENSMYYKLNAVDGEPLRLNCRYRIEGNNYDANWWSITAYGWDYFLIPNQEKRYSFNSENIIRGDDGSWVIHLSVEQADGNWLPVGPSGAAAADQSSDYDFDLSLRLYTPGDAYLKNPESAPLPVVTVESCS; from the coding sequence TTGGTTCTGAGCATCAAACAGGGCCTAGGGAACGGCTCCCTGACAAATGGTGACTGGTACACCCGTGAGAGTAGTGGTTCAGCCGATGCTGATGTAATGGTCAGGGCGACTGTTGCCATAAGCGGATTGCTGGCCTCCACCCGCGAAAACTCCATGTATTACAAGCTTAACGCCGTCGACGGCGAACCTTTGCGCTTGAACTGCCGCTATCGAATAGAAGGCAATAACTACGACGCCAACTGGTGGAGCATCACCGCCTATGGTTGGGATTACTTTCTGATCCCCAATCAGGAAAAACGCTACTCGTTCAATAGCGAGAACATTATTCGCGGTGATGACGGTAGTTGGGTGATTCATTTAAGCGTCGAACAAGCCGATGGTAACTGGTTGCCTGTTGGGCCGTCCGGAGCGGCCGCCGCGGATCAGTCTAGCGATTACGACTTTGATCTTTCGTTACGCCTTTATACCCCTGGCGATGCCTACCTAAAGAACCCTGAATCGGCACCGCTACCTGTTGTTACTGTGGAGAGCTGTTCATGA
- a CDS encoding DUF1254 domain-containing protein, whose amino-acid sequence MSWLRWTAAILVCGWLGQYPLAMLVPNMIMERLYSKGVERVGYNQIAMRSRPDETSRDVVRPSPDLLYASCIYNLEQGPVTISASVPERYWSMQLYQMNTDNFAGISNQREQSFRAGKNVEVTLVGPDANPAEFLSEGQGEVIQSPTTRGVMLLRASAIGDDSQAQASLENSRCRAQEQEVQHTGNRQQVNRIDKKKNNNNYNEEASS is encoded by the coding sequence ATGAGTTGGTTACGTTGGACCGCCGCAATTTTAGTGTGTGGCTGGCTGGGGCAGTACCCCTTGGCCATGCTGGTGCCGAACATGATTATGGAGCGCTTATACAGTAAGGGCGTAGAGAGAGTGGGCTACAACCAGATAGCGATGCGTTCTCGGCCCGATGAGACCTCGCGAGATGTGGTGCGTCCAAGCCCGGATCTGTTGTACGCCAGTTGCATCTACAACCTAGAACAAGGGCCGGTGACAATTAGCGCCTCGGTGCCCGAGCGTTACTGGTCCATGCAGCTTTACCAGATGAATACCGATAACTTCGCCGGTATCAGTAATCAGCGTGAGCAAAGTTTTCGAGCTGGTAAAAATGTTGAAGTGACTCTGGTTGGCCCCGATGCCAACCCGGCTGAATTCTTGAGTGAAGGTCAGGGCGAAGTGATTCAATCACCCACGACGCGTGGTGTCATGCTGCTGCGCGCCTCGGCTATTGGCGATGACTCCCAGGCGCAGGCGTCTCTTGAAAACAGTCGCTGTAGAGCACAAGAGCAGGAGGTACAGCACACGGGCAATCGGCAACAAGTTAATCGCATAGATAAGAAAAAAAACAACAACAATTATAATGAGGAAGCTTCATCATGA
- a CDS encoding TonB-dependent receptor, whose protein sequence is MNDKKTVYKKTVLAGVIAGLSLAGAVGVNAESLKLEEVVVTAQKRTESLMDVPISIATMSGGKIDDRGITSLQELTQYMPNVTVNAGSGTPNLFIRGIGSGTNQGFEQSVGMYIDGVYAGRGPLAAVPTTMDLERVEVLKGPQGILFGKNTIAGAINTTTAKPTDEFEGMVETMYELERGAQQYDLMLSGPLTDGLSGRLAVRHNEPGDGWWENVATGDKGPGFDTWYARGSLRWEASDNLEINAKYEYGDFQSENTPSVVYQSDFAGQQNFDGAVPIPVISDRDKGAGDVGTRKSTGTDVFALTVDWNLDFATLTSISAYSAYELESTGNTDLVATPSLHRTRWEDYEQYSQELRLVSPGGEAIDWIAGAYYQQSELDISRRLETVDFLQSGPLSTSALYQPDAGVPSVFDQEGESWAVFAQGTWNATDALRLTLGLRYNQESKRLDKSTDSEGLQVRAGSNPDLLVYSNPANFYSIADLRQHNFTGLSREEEKVTFSSNVQWDVSDNTMLYASVSTGFKGGGFDEAYSGAGYEIRLVNPITNAPVGDPIAGNDSSILEVEDEEVLAYELGAKMSLLDGTAELNLAMFRMEYENLQTSSLVGDVFRVGNAGEAVSQGVELGGRIMLSERLTVGGAMAYLDAYYEDFEGATCTTPQAMDPANNPGCLLEDGSNIVSAGQQGGQNLSDETLVFAPEWSASFFAQYVVPVGSSMELINGLDINYSDEYFSSLDLDPNTKHDATTIINARIALASTEDSWTLALVGKNLTDEKTYLWKGDLPVTNSNSYYGVPESPRTVSLQGRYRF, encoded by the coding sequence ATGAATGATAAGAAAACTGTTTATAAAAAAACAGTGCTGGCGGGCGTTATTGCCGGTCTTAGCCTTGCTGGTGCTGTCGGCGTAAATGCGGAGAGTCTTAAACTCGAAGAGGTTGTCGTTACAGCGCAAAAGCGCACCGAGAGCTTGATGGATGTCCCCATCTCAATAGCGACCATGAGTGGTGGAAAAATCGATGATAGGGGTATCACTTCGCTGCAGGAGTTAACCCAATATATGCCTAATGTCACCGTTAATGCCGGCTCGGGTACACCGAACCTTTTTATTCGCGGCATTGGTTCTGGCACTAACCAGGGCTTTGAGCAGTCTGTGGGTATGTATATAGATGGTGTATACGCTGGGCGTGGACCGTTGGCGGCGGTTCCAACCACCATGGATCTTGAGCGGGTTGAGGTTCTCAAAGGCCCCCAAGGTATTTTGTTTGGTAAGAATACTATTGCCGGTGCGATCAATACGACTACCGCCAAGCCCACCGATGAGTTCGAGGGAATGGTTGAGACCATGTACGAACTTGAGCGCGGTGCACAGCAATACGACCTTATGCTCTCCGGGCCCCTGACCGACGGTCTGTCTGGTCGCCTAGCGGTGCGCCATAATGAGCCGGGAGATGGCTGGTGGGAAAATGTTGCTACCGGAGACAAGGGTCCCGGGTTTGACACCTGGTATGCACGCGGCAGTCTGCGTTGGGAAGCAAGCGATAACCTGGAGATCAATGCCAAGTACGAATACGGAGATTTCCAAAGTGAAAATACCCCGTCGGTAGTTTACCAGTCGGACTTCGCCGGCCAGCAGAACTTTGACGGCGCAGTGCCAATCCCAGTCATCTCGGATCGAGACAAGGGCGCTGGGGATGTGGGAACTCGCAAATCGACCGGCACAGACGTGTTTGCGCTAACGGTCGATTGGAACCTGGATTTTGCTACCTTAACGTCAATTTCAGCCTATTCGGCCTACGAACTCGAGTCTACGGGCAATACCGATCTCGTCGCCACACCCTCTCTCCACCGGACACGATGGGAAGACTACGAACAGTACAGCCAGGAGCTGCGTTTGGTATCACCTGGTGGAGAAGCGATCGACTGGATTGCTGGCGCCTATTATCAGCAGAGCGAGCTGGATATTAGCCGCCGTCTCGAAACCGTGGATTTCCTACAGTCGGGCCCCTTGAGCACCAGCGCGTTATATCAACCAGATGCTGGTGTGCCCAGTGTCTTTGATCAGGAAGGTGAAAGCTGGGCAGTGTTCGCCCAAGGCACTTGGAATGCCACTGATGCCCTGCGCTTGACGCTGGGTCTGCGCTATAACCAGGAGAGCAAGCGCCTGGACAAAAGCACAGACTCCGAAGGGCTGCAGGTCAGGGCCGGCAGTAACCCCGATCTCCTTGTTTATTCCAACCCTGCCAACTTTTACTCAATTGCCGATCTCCGCCAGCACAACTTTACTGGCTTGAGTCGCGAGGAAGAGAAAGTAACTTTCTCCAGTAACGTCCAGTGGGATGTTAGTGACAACACCATGCTCTACGCCAGTGTTAGCACCGGTTTCAAGGGGGGTGGTTTCGATGAGGCCTACAGCGGCGCCGGATACGAAATTCGTCTGGTGAATCCCATTACAAATGCACCGGTCGGTGACCCTATAGCGGGTAACGATTCCTCGATACTCGAGGTTGAAGACGAAGAAGTTCTCGCTTATGAACTGGGTGCGAAAATGAGTCTGCTCGATGGGACTGCAGAATTGAACCTCGCTATGTTTCGGATGGAGTACGAGAACCTGCAGACCAGCTCCCTGGTCGGGGATGTATTTCGTGTGGGTAATGCCGGTGAGGCGGTTAGTCAGGGTGTGGAGCTGGGTGGTCGCATAATGCTGTCTGAGCGCCTGACTGTTGGCGGTGCAATGGCTTACCTCGATGCCTACTATGAAGACTTTGAAGGTGCCACCTGTACCACCCCGCAAGCCATGGACCCGGCGAATAATCCCGGCTGCCTACTCGAAGATGGCAGCAATATCGTCTCAGCGGGCCAGCAAGGGGGCCAGAATCTGAGTGACGAAACCCTGGTATTTGCGCCGGAGTGGAGTGCCAGCTTTTTTGCTCAGTATGTTGTTCCCGTGGGTAGTAGCATGGAGTTGATCAACGGTCTAGATATCAACTATAGCGATGAGTATTTCTCATCGCTGGATCTTGACCCGAATACCAAACACGACGCTACCACCATCATCAATGCGCGTATAGCGTTGGCCAGTACTGAGGATAGCTGGACACTGGCTTTGGTAGGAAAAAACCTGACTGATGAAAAGACGTATCTTTGGAAAGGCGACCTACCGGTAACTAATTCCAACAGTTACTACGGTGTGCCGGAATCACCGCGGACTGTTTCTCTTCAAGGTCGATACAGATTCTAA